The Anas platyrhynchos isolate ZD024472 breed Pekin duck chromosome 3, IASCAAS_PekinDuck_T2T, whole genome shotgun sequence genome includes a window with the following:
- the MEP1A gene encoding meprin A subunit alpha: protein MGSSSFLLCLVLLLCYAYCTPVSVGHLSGGATADADAGDTTKDIPDINLAAGLDLFQGDIMLPKQQRNAIRNESYRWNFPIPYILGNDLDLNAKGVILQAFEMFRLKSCIDFKPYEGEKTYIFFIKGSGCWSMVGDLQTGQNLSIGAGCDYKAVVEHEILHALGFYHEQSRMDRDDYVTIWWDEILADREHNFLKYDDSYITDLNTPYDYESVMHYAPYSFNKNDSIPTITTKIPAFNDIIGQRLDFSAIDLERLNRMYNCTSTHTFLDQCSFELENICGMIQSTRDDQDWVHQQSSAAGQEDHTVSGRCSDAGYFMYFDTSSGNAEEAAVLESRILYPKRTQQCLQFFYKITGSPSDKLIIWLKEDDGTGDVRTMRKIQTFQADNDHNWKIAHVTLSAQKKFRYLFQGLKGNPNDSSGGIIIDDVTLTETPCPTAVWVIRNFSQILENPSRDVIQSPRFYSPEGYAYGISLYPQSSTSGYTRIAFHLCSGENDAVLEWPALNRQAMLTVLDQDPDILKRMSSSRSFTTNKDQVISGSNGTIIWGKPSTTGKFDSSCNCYRTVDWGWNSFISHSQLKRRSFLKNDDLIIFAEFNDLTHLNNTEVPVQSEQFAVMEGFPFERQKRALQDMEPVQDWLPYQQDPCVPNPCQNDGVCVNVKGRPSCRCPSGQTFFFTGERCQSMQVHGSILGMTIGGIAGTIVLTIVLISMMARR, encoded by the exons atGGGCTCCAGCAGCTTCCTGCTCTGCCTAGTGCTTCTATTATGTTATGCATACTGTACTCCAGTCTCT gtcGGGCATCTCTCTGGCGGAGCTA CTGCAGATGCTGACGCTGGTGATACAACCAAAGATATTCCAGACATAAACTTGG ctgctggacTGGACCTCTTTCAGGGTGATATCATGCTCCCT AAACAGCAGCGAAATGCCATAAGAAATGAGAGCTACAGATGGAACTTCCCCATTCCCTATATTCTGGGCAATGACCTAg atctgaatGCCAAAGGAGTTATTCTCCAGGCATTTGAGATGTTCCGTCTTAAGTCTTGCATTGACTTCAAGCCATATGAAGGAGAGAAAACCTACATATTCTTTATAAAAGGAAGCGG GTGTTGGTCCATGGTGGGGGACCTGCAGACTGGACAGAACCTCTCTATTGGGGCAGGGTGTGACTACAAAGCAGTTGTAGAACATGAGATCCTGCACGCTTTGGGATTTTACCATGAGCAGTCAAGGATGGACCGAGATGACTATGTGACAATCTGGTGGGATGAAATTCTTGCAG ACAGAGAACACAACTTTCTGAAGTATGATGACAGCTACATCACTGACCTGAACACTCCCTATGACTACGAATCAGTGATGCACTATGCACCGTACTCCTTTAACAAAAATGACAGTATCCCCACAATCACAACGAAGATACCAGCATTCAATGACATAATTGGACAACGTCTAGATTTCAGTGCCATCGACCTGGAAAGACTTAATCGCATGTATAACTGCA cttcaacTCACACGTTTTTGGATCAGTGTTCTTTTGAGCTTGAAAATATCTGTGGCATGATTCAGAGCACCAGAGATGACCAAGACTGGGTCCatcagcagagcagtgctgcagggcaggaagaCCACACAGTTTCTGGGCGCTGCAGTG atgcTGGCTACTTCATGTACTTTGACACCAGCTCTGGAAatgcagaggaggcagcagtcCTGGAGTCTCGAATCCTTTATCCCAAGAGAACTCAACAGTGCCTCCAGTTCTTCTATAAGATCACAGGAAGCCCTTCTGACAAGCTGATCATCTGGCTTAAGGAAGATGATGGGACTGGAGATGTTCGCACGATGAGGAAAATTCAAACCTTTCAGG CGGATAATGACCATAACTGGAAAATCGCCCATGTAACCCTCAGTGCTCAGAAGAAGTTCCGATACCTCTTTCAAGGACTAAAGGGAAACCCCAACGATTCATCTGGCGGGATCATTATTGACGATGTCACACTGACGGAGaccccctgtcccacagctgTGTGGGTCATTCGGAATTTCAGTCAAATCCTTGAAAACCCATCAAGAGACGTTATTCAAAGTCCTCGGTTTTACAGTCCTGAGGGTTATGCTTATGGCATAAGTTTGTATCCCCAATCCAGCACCAGTGGCTACACTCGCATTGCCTTTCATTTGTGCAGTGGAGAGAATGATGCTGTTCTAGAGTGGCCAGCTCTGAACCGCCAAGCCATGCTCACAGTGCTGGACCAGGACCCTGACATCTTGAAAAGGATGTCTTCAAGCAGAAGTTTCACCACAAATAAAGACCAGGTTATATCAG GTAGTAATGGAACCATAATATGGGGGAAACCATCTACAACTGGAAAATTTGATAGCTCATGCAATTGCTATAGAACTGTAGACTGGGGGTGGAACAGCTTCATCTCCCACAGCCAGCTGAAACGTAgaagctttctgaaaaatgaTGACCTgattatttttgcagaatttaaTG atCTAACTCACCTCAATAATACTGAAGTCCCTGTTCAATCAGAACAATTTGCTGTCATGGAAGGCTTCCCTTTTGAAAGGCAGAAGAGAGCTCTCCAGGATATGGAACCCGTTCAAGATTGGCTGCCTTATCAGCAAGACCCGTGTGTTCCAAACCCTTGCCAGAATGATGGAGTCTGTGTGAATGTGAAAGGGAGACCGAGCTGCAG GTGCCCATCAGGACAAACCTTCTTCTTTACAGGTGAGAGGTGTCAGTCAATGCAGGTCCATGGGAGCATCCTGGGAATGACAATTGGTGGAATTGCTGGAACCATTGTCTTAACTATCGTCCTCATTTCCATGATGGCTAGAAGATAA